A window of the Mus pahari chromosome 1, PAHARI_EIJ_v1.1, whole genome shotgun sequence genome harbors these coding sequences:
- the LOC110328129 gene encoding LOW QUALITY PROTEIN: olfactory receptor 483-like (The sequence of the model RefSeq protein was modified relative to this genomic sequence to represent the inferred CDS: substituted 1 base at 1 genomic stop codon) has translation MAFLQDGNHTAVTEFILLGLTDDPVLRVILFTIILFIYLVTVFGNLSTILLIRVSSQLHQPMYFFLSHLASVDIGISSSVTPNMLANFLLERSSISYTGCGIQLGSADFIASVEXCFLLAAMAYDRFTAICNPLLYSTKMSTQVCIQLVVGSYVGGFVNASLIIMVYFFAFLFCGPNRIDHFFCDFAPLAELSCSDVSVSVLLISFSAGSVTMITVFVIAISYSYILITILKMHSTEGRQKAFSTCTSHLTAVTLYYGTVTFIYVMPKSSYSTXQNKVVSVFYMVVVPMLNPLIYSLSNNEIKGALKRKLGIKTLS, from the coding sequence ATGGCTTTCCTACAGGATGGGAATCACACTGCAGTGACAGAGTTCATTTTATTGGGTTTAACAGATGACCCAGTCCTCAGAGTCATCCTCTTCACCATCATTCTGTTTATCTACCTGGTGACTGTGTTTGGAAACCTCAGCACCATCCTTCTCATCAGAGTCTCTTCCCAGCTCCACCAacccatgtacttttttctcaGCCACTTGGCTTCTGTTGACATAGGCATTTCATCTTCTGTCACACCCAATATGCTTGCCAACTTCCTGCTGGAGAGAAGCAGTATCTCCTACACTGGGTGTGGCATCCAGCTTGGCTCAGCTGATTTCATTGCATCCGTTGAATAATGCTTCCTTCTGGCTGCCATGGCTTATGATCGCTTCACAGCAATTTGCAACCCACTGCTTTATTCCACCAAGATGTCCACACAAGTCTGTATCCAGCTGGTTGTGGGATCTTATGTAGGGGGTTTCGTTAATGCTTCCCTCATCATCATGGTTTACTTTTTCGCTTTTCTCTTCTGTGGACCAAATAGAATCGAtcattttttctgtgattttgctCCTTTGGCAGAACTCTCCTGTTCTGATGTCAGTGTCTCTGTACTTCTTATCTCATTTTCGGCTGGTTCAGTTACTATGATTACAGTGTTTGTCATAGCCATCTCCTATTCCTACATCCTCATCACCATCCTAAAGATGCACTCCACTGAGGGCCGCCAAaaagccttctccacctgcacctcccacctcactgcagtCACTCTCTATTATGGAACTGTCACCTTCATTTATGTGATGCCCAAGTCCAGCTACTCCACAGNCCAGAACAAGGTGGTGTCTGTGTTCTACATGGTGGTGGTCCCCATGTTAAACCCCCTTATCTATAGCCTCAGCAATAATGAGATTAAAGGTGCTCTGAAGAGAAAGCTTGGTATAAAAACACTTTCTTAA